In the Shewanella sp. OMA3-2 genome, one interval contains:
- a CDS encoding ArsJ-associated glyceraldehyde-3-phosphate dehydrogenase has product MTIKIGINGFGRMGRLALRAAWQWDDVEFVQINDPAGDTATLAHLLTFDSVHGRWQHEASAEADDMIINGKRIACTRNNTIGETDWSNCDVVIEASGKMKTKEVLQAYLDQGVKRVVVTALVKEDDVLNIVMGVNHQLYDKAIHSIVTAASCTTNCLAPIVKVIHENIGIVHGSMTTIHDITNTQTILDAPHKDLRRARACGLSLIPTTTGSATAITHIFPELKGKLNGHAVRIPLANASLTDCVFEVSRPTTEEEVNRLFKAAAEGPLKDILGYEERPLVSVDYKTDPRSSIIDALSTMIINGTQVKLYAWYDNEWGYANRAAELARMVGQMDKASA; this is encoded by the coding sequence ATGACAATTAAAATTGGAATTAACGGCTTTGGCCGCATGGGACGTTTAGCGCTAAGAGCAGCTTGGCAATGGGATGATGTTGAGTTTGTGCAAATTAACGACCCTGCCGGAGATACCGCCACCTTAGCCCATTTACTTACATTCGACTCAGTTCATGGCCGTTGGCAGCACGAGGCCAGCGCCGAAGCGGATGATATGATCATCAACGGTAAACGCATTGCCTGCACCCGCAACAACACTATCGGCGAAACAGATTGGTCAAACTGTGATGTGGTGATTGAAGCCTCTGGTAAAATGAAGACTAAAGAAGTACTACAAGCTTATTTAGATCAAGGTGTTAAACGCGTTGTGGTCACAGCCCTGGTGAAAGAAGACGATGTATTAAATATTGTAATGGGCGTGAATCATCAGCTTTATGACAAGGCGATTCATTCAATTGTTACTGCGGCCTCTTGCACGACTAACTGCTTAGCACCCATCGTCAAAGTCATTCACGAAAACATAGGCATAGTACATGGGTCTATGACGACGATTCACGACATTACCAATACCCAAACCATTTTAGATGCGCCGCATAAAGACCTTCGCCGTGCTCGAGCTTGTGGCTTAAGTCTTATTCCAACAACTACAGGTTCAGCGACTGCAATTACTCATATTTTTCCTGAACTCAAAGGCAAACTCAACGGCCATGCAGTGCGTATTCCGCTTGCCAATGCGTCATTAACCGATTGTGTGTTTGAGGTCAGCCGCCCAACCACAGAAGAAGAAGTTAACCGCTTATTTAAAGCCGCTGCTGAAGGGCCTTTAAAAGATATTTTAGGTTATGAAGAACGTCCTTTAGTGTCGGTCGATTACAAAACCGATCCACGCTCAAGCATCATCGACGCCCTGTCCACCATGATAATTAACGGCACTCAGGTTAAACTTTATGCCTGGTATGATAACGAATGGGGTTATGCAAATCGCGCTGCTGAACTCGCTCGTATGGTTGGCCAAATGGATAAAGCATCAGCTTAA
- a CDS encoding DEAD/DEAH box helicase has protein sequence MSFENLGLSAAILKAVAKQGYDTPSPIQAQAIPAVLNGLDVMAAAQTGTGKTAGFTLPILELLSQGTPVKRGHVRTLILTPTRELAAQVQDSVATYGKHLPLKSAVVFGGVSIQPQLASLKNGVDILVATPGRLLDLYQQRAINFDHLEILVLDEADRMLDMGFIRDIRKILSFLPAKRQNLMFSATFSVDIRELAKGLVNNPVEISVTPRNSTANSVEQSIYTVDKTRKSAALIELIKINNWNQVLVFSRTKHGANRLAKSLESADISAVAIHGNKSQTARTKALADFKRGAAQVMVATDIAARGIDIDQLPFVVNFDLPQVPEDYVHRIGRTGRAGASGEAVSLVGDEEGKLLRDIEKLIQRQLPRKVLIGFEANFTLPETQLTGSSTGQKSSASRTKTSGSGQDKKIHQRRQGNNEQKKNTDGTAAKGATTQSRPPRRQKPLVDLGAKFANRAQTPKPSDNDSGERKAPAKASQPKPQSQPRQAKPSESKPSPASTNKVDPYANAKIKFQAKD, from the coding sequence ATGAGTTTTGAAAACCTAGGACTAAGTGCTGCTATTTTAAAAGCGGTTGCCAAACAAGGTTATGACACCCCATCCCCTATTCAAGCCCAAGCCATTCCTGCAGTACTAAACGGTCTAGATGTAATGGCTGCAGCGCAAACAGGTACAGGTAAAACAGCGGGATTTACTCTCCCTATTCTAGAATTATTATCCCAAGGTACGCCGGTTAAACGCGGTCATGTCCGTACTTTGATATTAACACCTACCCGTGAGCTTGCCGCGCAGGTTCAAGACAGTGTCGCGACTTATGGTAAACATTTACCGCTTAAATCGGCTGTTGTATTTGGCGGTGTGTCTATTCAACCACAACTGGCATCACTTAAAAATGGTGTTGATATTTTAGTGGCAACGCCTGGACGTTTATTGGATCTATATCAACAACGTGCGATCAACTTTGATCATCTTGAGATTTTAGTTCTCGATGAAGCCGATCGCATGTTAGATATGGGCTTTATTCGTGACATTCGTAAAATTTTGTCATTCTTGCCAGCTAAAAGACAAAACCTAATGTTCTCTGCAACATTTTCTGTCGACATTCGTGAGCTAGCAAAAGGTTTGGTAAACAACCCTGTTGAAATTTCTGTTACCCCGCGTAACAGTACGGCCAACAGCGTTGAGCAAAGTATTTACACTGTAGATAAAACCCGTAAGTCAGCTGCGTTAATCGAACTGATTAAAATCAATAACTGGAACCAGGTATTGGTATTTTCCCGCACTAAGCACGGCGCTAACCGTTTAGCCAAAAGCTTAGAGTCAGCTGATATTTCAGCCGTAGCGATTCACGGTAATAAAAGTCAAACCGCACGTACTAAAGCCTTAGCAGACTTTAAACGCGGTGCGGCTCAAGTGATGGTTGCGACCGACATTGCTGCCCGTGGTATTGATATCGACCAACTGCCTTTTGTAGTTAACTTTGACTTACCGCAAGTACCAGAAGATTATGTGCACCGTATTGGTCGAACTGGCCGTGCAGGTGCTTCAGGCGAAGCTGTGTCTTTAGTCGGTGATGAAGAAGGCAAATTATTACGTGATATCGAAAAACTGATTCAACGCCAACTTCCCCGTAAGGTGCTAATCGGCTTTGAAGCGAACTTTACCTTACCTGAAACCCAATTAACGGGTTCTTCAACAGGGCAAAAGTCTAGCGCGAGTCGCACTAAAACCTCAGGTTCAGGACAGGATAAAAAAATCCACCAAAGACGTCAGGGTAATAATGAGCAGAAGAAAAATACTGATGGCACTGCCGCAAAAGGGGCGACCACACAAAGTCGTCCGCCTAGACGCCAAAAGCCATTAGTTGATTTAGGTGCTAAATTTGCTAACCGAGCACAAACACCTAAGCCAAGTGACAACGACTCAGGCGAGCGCAAAGCGCCAGCTAAAGCAAGCCAACCTAAGCCGCAATCGCAGCCTAGACAGGCTAAGCCTAGCGAATCTAAACCTAGCCCTGCATCAACAAATAAAGTTGATCCTTATGCTAATGCAAAGATTAAGTTCCAAGCAAAAGATTGA
- a CDS encoding DUF3626 domain-containing protein: MTPKQAALSHIEKIALVLRDPAHALIKNVLSMSNISMVSLQLAMRRLNQHGRIALHFHPDRVDSRGLRVVEGLIKDGVYKSQFETHISNGQLSPELGGPRDHWENQLFGQCYSGIKHRPKYGALDLGLCSLGPAPRFGSCYFLTTPQVLSRSTFSYMDSYRLPKEKGTINCFDGVLAALLSESFERHYALGIQGLKPAKLIEYLTTDLANATMGRFTRSPSCNLDHYIEAQIHGDVSLDHDIEILVADPSFKDTQVGNLLEALCDEFDIQLLWHGGYQLSVEDVPSDFRGANMPMLAQSIAQNNIIDAAILGQAAYTLCKQPTSWSERSSHAKKVQELKLLWHVLVRYGAINPQE; the protein is encoded by the coding sequence ATGACCCCAAAACAGGCGGCTCTATCACATATTGAAAAAATTGCGCTAGTGCTGCGTGACCCCGCCCATGCGTTGATAAAAAACGTACTGTCAATGTCAAATATCTCTATGGTTTCACTGCAACTTGCGATGCGCAGATTAAATCAGCATGGCCGAATTGCGCTGCACTTTCATCCAGATAGAGTTGATAGTCGTGGTTTAAGAGTGGTTGAAGGCCTGATAAAAGACGGTGTTTATAAAAGCCAGTTTGAAACTCATATTTCTAATGGGCAATTATCGCCCGAGTTAGGCGGGCCAAGAGACCATTGGGAAAACCAGCTATTTGGTCAATGTTATTCGGGCATCAAACATCGGCCTAAATATGGCGCTCTCGATTTAGGCTTATGCTCATTAGGGCCGGCACCACGATTTGGCAGTTGCTACTTTCTGACCACCCCACAAGTGTTGTCGCGCAGTACATTCAGCTATATGGACTCTTATCGATTACCAAAAGAAAAGGGCACCATAAACTGTTTCGACGGTGTGTTAGCGGCATTATTAAGTGAAAGTTTTGAGCGTCATTATGCGTTAGGTATTCAAGGGCTTAAACCAGCTAAATTGATTGAGTATTTAACCACAGATTTAGCCAATGCCACCATGGGGAGATTTACTCGTTCGCCAAGTTGTAACCTTGACCATTATATTGAGGCACAGATCCACGGTGACGTATCCTTAGATCATGATATCGAAATATTGGTAGCCGACCCCAGTTTCAAAGACACGCAAGTGGGGAATTTGTTAGAAGCTTTATGTGATGAGTTTGATATTCAGTTGCTATGGCATGGTGGGTATCAGTTATCGGTAGAAGATGTACCAAGTGATTTTCGGGGGGCTAATATGCCTATGTTGGCACAAAGCATTGCCCAGAATAATATTATCGATGCCGCCATTTTAGGGCAAGCGGCCTATACATTATGTAAGCAACCTACAAGCTGGAGCGAGCGCTCAAGCCATGCGAAAAAAGTGCAAGAATTAAAACTGCTTTGGCATGTGTTGGTGAGGTACGGCGCAATAAATCCTCAAGAGTGA
- a CDS encoding dicarboxylate/amino acid:cation symporter, with protein sequence MWNTFRAYQSSIILLTALMLGGALGLWLPEFALKLKPIGQIFLNLLFMIIVPLVAVSVMSSIARMTDLKKLGAILISIMAVSIVMAMIPAVGVILLALAFDPAQGVTLALAETVDNTGGSMDFVSLLTTNDFVGLLSKSNILALIIMSVISGIAIGQSGEDGRKVADLLASLNTVIMKVIAIIMHAAPIGLGAYFAATMASQDAALMGTFARAVGLFFIATALYLTVGSTLYAWLGGGVEGIKRFWQNMLEPAVTALGTSSSLATLPVTIRSASKMGLNEQIAEISLPLLVNLNKGGAAMITALKIVFIYSLLGLDFSADVFMITILIAVLSAFIIGGVPGGAFLGEIFIVTTLGLPLEVIPILVVLGAITDAASTVINVVHDLTATQIIERLNGKHYQHKAQ encoded by the coding sequence ATGTGGAACACATTTCGTGCTTATCAATCTTCAATCATATTATTAACCGCCTTGATGTTGGGCGGTGCATTAGGGCTATGGTTACCTGAGTTTGCATTAAAGTTAAAACCTATTGGGCAAATTTTTCTGAATCTATTGTTTATGATCATAGTGCCATTGGTGGCAGTGAGTGTGATGTCTTCTATTGCGCGAATGACAGATTTAAAAAAGTTAGGCGCGATTTTAATCTCTATCATGGCTGTTTCTATTGTTATGGCAATGATCCCCGCGGTAGGCGTTATCTTGTTAGCATTGGCATTTGATCCCGCGCAAGGGGTGACATTAGCATTAGCTGAAACGGTAGATAATACCGGTGGCAGTATGGACTTTGTCAGCTTGCTAACAACCAATGACTTTGTTGGCCTGTTGTCTAAATCCAATATATTGGCGTTAATCATTATGTCGGTAATCAGTGGTATCGCCATAGGACAGTCAGGCGAGGATGGCCGTAAAGTTGCTGACTTATTAGCTAGCCTTAATACGGTAATTATGAAGGTCATTGCCATCATAATGCACGCAGCACCGATAGGGTTAGGGGCGTACTTTGCGGCAACGATGGCAAGCCAAGATGCGGCATTAATGGGCACATTTGCACGTGCCGTGGGACTATTTTTTATTGCGACAGCGCTATACTTAACTGTGGGGTCAACATTGTATGCCTGGCTAGGCGGCGGTGTTGAGGGAATAAAACGTTTTTGGCAGAACATGTTAGAACCAGCAGTCACGGCGTTAGGCACCAGCTCATCGTTAGCGACCTTGCCTGTCACAATTCGCAGCGCGAGTAAAATGGGCTTGAATGAGCAGATAGCTGAAATTAGTCTGCCTTTATTAGTTAACTTGAATAAAGGTGGTGCAGCTATGATCACCGCACTAAAGATAGTCTTTATATATTCATTGTTGGGTTTAGATTTTAGCGCCGATGTATTTATGATTACCATTCTGATAGCGGTCTTGTCGGCATTTATTATTGGTGGCGTACCTGGAGGGGCATTTTTAGGTGAGATTTTTATTGTAACCACCTTAGGTTTGCCACTTGAAGTTATCCCTATTTTGGTGGTGCTTGGGGCGATAACTGATGCAGCATCAACAGTCATTAATGTGGTGCATGATTTAACCGCAACCCAAATTATTGAGCGACTTAACGGTAAGCATTACCAACATAAAGCACAATAG
- a CDS encoding monovalent cation:proton antiporter-2 (CPA2) family protein, with product MLEIALIYLAAALFSVTIAKRVGLGSVLGYLIAGMLIGPYLLGLVGDQTDVMHFAEFGVVMMLFLVGLELQPSRLWKLRHSILGLGGLQVSITTLVIFSSCLFIFELPWQSALAIGLMLALSSTAIVLQTLSEKGWIQQEAGQNSFSVLLFQDIAVIPILALLPLLAFTDLSPTTAHNNLTASLPAYLQVVVSITVIIGIILAGKYISAPLFRYIADTRLRELFTVFALFLVISIAFIMQSIGLSPALGTFLAGVVLAESEFRHELEADIEPFKGLLLGLFFITVGASINFPLLFEQLALVLMLVIGLIAIKASVLFMLAKLFKMQTKQKWLFTLALAQGGEFAFVLLSLTNSLQILSPEQSEMTTLVVAISMLMAPLLLIFYDKVINKHEDTEQADFDKPADIEATQHVIIAGYGRFGQIVGRLLSAQGYHISVLDHSPSQIEVLRRFGNKVFYGDAARQDLLEASGAKNAKMLVIAVDNADKIIEIATLARKHYPHLKIVARAVDRRHAYELIRIGVSHFKRETFDSALNLGVDALTLLGHSQADSERAGQLFSKHDNESLSLLADLWGDDHSYGVAVKQRSEDLRQVLAKDKQQQDKLNTCHGEDC from the coding sequence ATGTTAGAGATTGCTTTAATTTATTTAGCTGCAGCATTATTTTCAGTCACCATAGCTAAACGAGTCGGTTTAGGCTCAGTGCTGGGTTACCTTATTGCAGGAATGCTAATTGGCCCCTATTTATTGGGTTTAGTCGGCGATCAAACAGACGTTATGCACTTTGCTGAATTTGGCGTAGTCATGATGCTATTTTTAGTTGGCTTAGAATTACAGCCATCAAGGCTGTGGAAATTAAGACACTCAATACTGGGTCTTGGTGGCTTACAGGTCAGCATCACCACTTTGGTGATATTTAGCAGCTGTTTATTTATCTTCGAATTACCCTGGCAAAGCGCCTTAGCAATAGGCTTAATGCTGGCATTGTCCTCTACCGCGATTGTATTACAAACTTTATCGGAAAAAGGTTGGATACAGCAGGAAGCGGGCCAAAATAGCTTCTCTGTATTACTGTTCCAAGATATTGCCGTTATCCCTATTCTTGCCCTATTGCCTTTGCTGGCGTTTACCGACTTATCACCCACAACAGCACACAATAACCTCACAGCAAGCTTGCCTGCTTACCTACAAGTAGTTGTTTCAATTACTGTGATCATCGGTATTATTTTAGCCGGCAAGTACATATCAGCGCCATTATTTAGATACATTGCTGATACTCGCTTACGAGAATTGTTCACGGTATTTGCGCTATTTTTGGTTATTTCAATCGCTTTCATTATGCAAAGTATTGGCCTCTCACCTGCACTTGGTACATTTTTAGCGGGAGTGGTATTAGCAGAAAGCGAGTTTAGACATGAATTAGAAGCGGATATAGAACCTTTTAAAGGCTTATTGCTAGGGTTATTCTTCATTACGGTTGGCGCATCAATAAACTTCCCATTACTGTTTGAACAGTTGGCTTTAGTATTGATGCTAGTCATAGGGTTAATAGCCATTAAAGCCAGCGTGCTATTTATGTTGGCCAAACTGTTTAAGATGCAAACCAAGCAAAAGTGGTTATTTACATTAGCCTTAGCCCAAGGTGGTGAGTTTGCCTTTGTATTGTTATCACTGACCAATTCACTGCAAATACTCTCCCCTGAGCAAAGTGAAATGACCACATTAGTCGTCGCTATTTCTATGCTTATGGCCCCTTTATTATTGATTTTTTACGATAAAGTTATTAACAAGCACGAGGACACAGAGCAAGCTGATTTTGATAAACCAGCCGATATAGAAGCCACCCAACACGTTATCATTGCAGGCTATGGTCGTTTTGGACAAATTGTCGGACGTTTACTGTCCGCACAGGGTTATCATATTTCAGTGCTAGACCACAGCCCAAGCCAAATAGAAGTGTTAAGACGCTTTGGCAATAAGGTATTTTATGGTGATGCAGCAAGACAAGACTTGCTTGAAGCATCTGGCGCCAAAAATGCCAAAATGCTTGTCATCGCAGTAGATAATGCCGACAAAATTATTGAAATCGCCACACTCGCACGCAAACATTATCCCCATTTAAAAATTGTTGCCCGCGCGGTTGATAGGCGCCATGCCTATGAACTCATTCGCATCGGCGTTAGCCATTTTAAACGGGAAACCTTTGACTCAGCATTAAACTTAGGTGTCGATGCGTTAACACTGTTAGGTCACAGCCAGGCCGATTCAGAACGAGCAGGGCAATTATTTTCTAAACACGATAATGAATCACTCAGCTTACTCGCCGACTTATGGGGTGATGACCACAGTTATGGCGTCGCAGTAAAACAACGTAGCGAAGATTTACGCCAAGTTCTGGCGAAAGATAAGCAGCAACAAGACAAACTCAATACTTGCCATGGTGAGGATTGTTAA
- the arsJ gene encoding organoarsenical effux MFS transporter ArsJ has protein sequence MGLLTGLSPETRQYLVVTGNYWAFTLTDGALRMLVVLYFHGLGYSPLNIAMLFLFYEIFGVVTNLIGGWLGARLGLNKTMNIGLFIQIVALSMLLVPAAALTIPWVMAAQALSGIAKDLNKMSAKSSIKLLVPADAQGQLYKWVAILTGSKNALKGAGFFLGGALLTILGFQYAVLSMAVGLLLVWIFSLFSLKRDLGKAKNKPKFTEIFSKSQPVNTLSAARMFLFGARDVWFVVALPVYLASTFGWDHWYVGGFLALWVIAYGVVQAFSPRLTGKTQGKVPDGRSALGWAMLLSLVPAAIALAISYDFYAAYILVWGLMLFGALFAINSSLHSYLIVSYASEDGVSLDVGFYYMANAMGRLIGTVLSGWVYQLYGMAACLWISAIFIALAALISIKLPRHQQA, from the coding sequence ATGGGACTTTTGACAGGACTGTCGCCAGAAACTCGCCAATACCTAGTCGTTACGGGCAACTATTGGGCATTCACGCTGACCGATGGTGCCCTACGTATGCTAGTGGTGCTGTATTTTCATGGTTTAGGTTATAGCCCGCTAAATATTGCCATGCTATTCCTTTTTTATGAAATTTTTGGGGTAGTCACTAACTTAATTGGTGGCTGGTTAGGTGCACGTTTAGGGCTAAATAAGACCATGAATATCGGTCTTTTTATACAAATTGTTGCCCTTAGCATGCTATTAGTTCCCGCAGCTGCACTAACCATCCCTTGGGTCATGGCAGCGCAGGCTTTGTCTGGTATCGCAAAAGATCTCAATAAAATGAGCGCCAAAAGTAGCATCAAATTATTAGTGCCTGCCGATGCGCAGGGGCAACTGTATAAGTGGGTTGCGATATTAACCGGATCGAAAAATGCCTTAAAGGGAGCGGGCTTCTTTTTAGGCGGCGCCTTACTGACCATATTAGGTTTTCAGTATGCGGTGCTCAGCATGGCGGTGGGATTATTGCTGGTATGGATTTTCAGTCTATTCAGTTTGAAGCGCGATTTAGGTAAAGCCAAAAACAAACCTAAGTTCACTGAAATATTTTCAAAAAGTCAGCCGGTAAATACCCTTTCAGCGGCGCGGATGTTTTTATTTGGTGCACGAGATGTATGGTTTGTGGTCGCCTTACCCGTTTATCTGGCATCAACCTTTGGCTGGGATCATTGGTATGTCGGTGGTTTTCTGGCACTTTGGGTCATCGCTTATGGTGTCGTGCAAGCTTTTTCGCCCCGATTAACCGGTAAAACCCAAGGTAAAGTCCCCGATGGGCGCAGTGCTTTAGGCTGGGCAATGCTATTAAGCCTAGTGCCTGCAGCTATCGCACTGGCAATAAGTTATGACTTTTATGCAGCTTACATACTCGTGTGGGGATTAATGCTTTTCGGTGCATTATTTGCCATTAACTCTTCACTACACAGCTATTTGATCGTCAGCTATGCCAGCGAAGATGGCGTGTCATTAGATGTCGGCTTTTACTATATGGCCAATGCAATGGGACGTTTAATCGGCACTGTATTATCGGGTTGGGTGTATCAATTATATGGAATGGCAGCGTGCTTGTGGATATCAGCCATTTTTATTGCACTCGCCGCGCTTATTTCAATCAAACTGCCAAGGCATCAGCAAGCGTAA
- a CDS encoding LysR family transcriptional regulator, with translation MASLTKRLGLFLDVVQQGSFSQAAALHDMDNSLLSKQIKKLEADLGVQLLNRSTRSFSLTSAGEDILEQTQILMETLTQIHNIADSYQSKPRGNIRITSSINFGQQYLQPVISQFMKQYPNVKVTLSLDDKRADIISDHFDVAFRLGKLTDSNLVAKKIARTHFAIVASQSFIAQHGKPTTPEALVRLPAVIYNNGNVCLDQILLSIPPHTDGYKAYKMQGNYHVSDVRTLIKGVTDGLGYAMIELFNLDKPISESGLVPLLTEYGLSTMDTGIYAIYPHRKPTLLISEFIKAVQNHIGTPPFWVEYIPDYHNMYIGDNKGNK, from the coding sequence ATGGCTTCTTTAACTAAAAGGCTGGGGTTATTTTTAGATGTCGTGCAGCAAGGCTCGTTTAGTCAAGCGGCTGCACTTCATGATATGGATAATTCATTATTATCTAAGCAAATAAAAAAGCTGGAAGCGGACTTAGGGGTGCAGTTACTTAATCGCTCAACGCGGTCATTTTCATTGACATCGGCAGGGGAAGATATACTTGAGCAAACTCAGATACTAATGGAGACATTAACTCAAATTCACAATATTGCCGACTCGTATCAATCAAAACCTAGGGGCAATATTCGCATTACCTCATCGATTAACTTTGGTCAGCAATATCTGCAACCCGTGATCAGCCAATTTATGAAACAATATCCCAATGTGAAAGTGACTTTATCTTTAGATGATAAGCGGGCTGATATTATTTCGGACCACTTTGATGTGGCATTTCGATTAGGTAAGTTAACAGATTCAAATCTGGTTGCTAAAAAAATTGCTAGAACGCACTTTGCCATTGTTGCCTCGCAATCCTTTATTGCTCAGCATGGAAAACCGACCACACCGGAAGCTTTAGTGCGCTTACCTGCAGTGATTTATAACAATGGCAATGTATGTTTAGATCAAATTTTACTCAGTATCCCGCCCCATACAGACGGATATAAAGCATATAAAATGCAAGGTAATTATCACGTCAGTGATGTACGCACATTAATTAAAGGCGTCACTGATGGATTAGGTTATGCGATGATTGAGTTATTTAATTTAGATAAACCAATAAGTGAATCAGGACTGGTTCCATTACTGACTGAATATGGCCTATCAACAATGGACACTGGCATTTATGCTATTTATCCACATCGTAAACCGACTTTGTTAATTAGTGAGTTTATTAAAGCGGTACAAAACCACATAGGTACGCCGCCATTCTGGGTGGAATATATACCTGATTATCACAATATGTACATTGGCGACAACAAAGGTAATAAGTAA
- the cydD gene encoding heme ABC transporter permease/ATP-binding protein CydD, with the protein MDKSLEKSLATWLKSQQSACGIYLKLATLLGLLNGVAIIGQAYCIANILHGVIMTGLTVSQLLPFFIGLATLLLSRAVLVYWRERFSFEAGRLLRQDIRQAVLNKLVALGPAFINGKPAGAWASIVLEQVEDLHDFYSKYVPQMLLAGFIPVFILVLVFPLNWAAGVILLTTAPLIPLFMILVGMGAADANRKNFSALSRLSGHFMDRLQGLSTLKLFYRGEAEIKQIHQASEDFRSRTMSVLRLAFLSSAVLEFFAAISIAVLAVYFGFSYLDHLDFGHYGLGISLFTGMFVLMLAPEFFQPLRDLGTHYHAKAQAIGAAESLVELLDYPLSHVHSDGNQTPDLNKVSIRATDLRVMSIDGQCLLGPVSFTITAGQHVAIVGASGAGKTSLLQALLGFLPYEGELLINDQPFDAISLAHWRKHLAWLGQDPQLFHGTIAENVALGRPELSEQDIMVLLEQAQVADFVTQHPQGLQSIISDQSSGVSVGQAQRIALARALSQQASVFILDEPTASLDEQSAEAVMGTLSEAIAAKTTLMVTHKLNELTQVDNIIVIDKGKLVEQGDYQTLMAAQGSFYQLLQQEVN; encoded by the coding sequence ATGGATAAGTCGTTAGAAAAGTCATTAGCCACATGGCTTAAAAGTCAGCAATCAGCCTGCGGTATATACCTTAAATTAGCTACCTTACTCGGACTGTTAAATGGCGTGGCCATCATAGGTCAGGCTTACTGTATTGCTAATATTTTGCATGGGGTGATTATGACGGGATTAACCGTCAGTCAATTACTGCCATTTTTTATTGGTTTAGCCACATTATTACTCTCCCGCGCAGTTTTAGTGTACTGGCGCGAACGATTCAGCTTTGAGGCGGGAAGATTACTTCGCCAAGACATCAGGCAAGCGGTATTAAATAAGCTAGTTGCCTTAGGGCCAGCATTTATTAACGGCAAGCCCGCGGGTGCCTGGGCGAGTATTGTGCTGGAGCAGGTAGAGGATTTACATGATTTTTACAGTAAATATGTACCACAAATGCTGTTAGCAGGGTTTATTCCGGTGTTTATTTTAGTGCTGGTTTTTCCCTTAAACTGGGCCGCTGGAGTGATACTGTTAACCACAGCGCCACTTATTCCACTGTTTATGATTTTAGTGGGCATGGGCGCTGCTGATGCTAACCGTAAAAATTTCAGTGCCTTAAGCCGATTAAGTGGCCATTTTATGGATCGCTTACAAGGTCTGAGCACCTTAAAATTATTTTACCGTGGTGAAGCTGAGATTAAACAAATCCATCAAGCATCAGAAGACTTTCGCAGCCGTACTATGTCTGTATTGCGGCTGGCATTTTTAAGTTCAGCGGTGTTAGAGTTTTTTGCGGCAATATCTATTGCTGTATTGGCAGTGTATTTTGGCTTTAGCTATTTAGACCATTTAGATTTTGGTCATTATGGTTTAGGGATCAGCTTATTTACTGGCATGTTTGTGCTTATGCTCGCACCTGAGTTTTTTCAACCACTACGAGACTTAGGCACCCATTATCACGCTAAAGCGCAGGCGATTGGCGCAGCAGAGTCTTTAGTCGAGTTATTAGATTATCCTCTTTCTCATGTTCACTCTGATGGCAATCAAACGCCTGATCTTAACAAGGTTAGCATCAGGGCGACAGATTTACGGGTGATGAGTATTGATGGTCAATGCTTGCTTGGGCCGGTTTCATTCACTATTACCGCTGGGCAACATGTGGCGATTGTAGGCGCTAGCGGCGCGGGTAAAACCAGTTTGCTGCAAGCCTTGTTAGGTTTTTTACCCTATGAAGGCGAGTTACTCATTAATGACCAACCCTTTGACGCTATCAGTCTAGCCCATTGGCGCAAACACCTTGCCTGGCTAGGACAAGACCCGCAGTTATTCCATGGCACAATTGCTGAAAACGTGGCATTAGGCAGACCCGAGTTAAGTGAACAAGACATTATGGTGTTACTTGAACAAGCTCAAGTTGCTGATTTTGTGACTCAGCATCCGCAAGGGTTACAGTCGATAATAAGCGATCAATCATCTGGCGTATCAGTTGGGCAAGCCCAGCGTATCGCTTTAGCCAGAGCGCTCAGCCAACAAGCCAGTGTGTTTATACTGGATGAGCCGACAGCAAGTTTAGATGAACAAAGCGCTGAAGCCGTTATGGGCACTTTATCTGAAGCGATAGCGGCTAAAACCACCTTAATGGTGACGCATAAATTAAATGAGTTAACCCAAGTGGATAACATTATCGTCATCGACAAAGGCAAGCTGGTGGAACAGGGGGATTATCAAACATTAATGGCAGCCCAGGGCAGCTTTTATCAATTGCTGCAACAGGAGGTCAATTAA